Proteins from a genomic interval of Chroococcidiopsis thermalis PCC 7203:
- a CDS encoding serine/threonine-protein kinase, whose protein sequence is MSYCLNPSCQKPLNPKGTPFCHSCGKEIQPLLRYRYQIVRQLGSGGFGRTFLAEDTDKLNEPCVVKQLVSQFPGTKAWQKANELFQEEAQRLQQLGEHPQIPALYAYFEQDNYLYLVQQLIVGQTLQQEVEQQGIFSEEKIWQLLSDLLPVLQFIHAHHVIHRDLKPENIIRRQSDGKPVLIDFGVSKQLSATAIASPGTSIGSFGYASLEQMNIGDAYPASDLYSLGVTCFYLLTQIHPSQLWTEKGYSWVTDWRQYLKTPISQKLERVLDKLLQKDFLQRYQHADEVLRDFSDRIQLSVDPATIETQLPSSEIGSIKADSNPIGQPSSQGKRLQLKRDRTQALPTLVPLQRLQKRLLVGGVILLLGLLGYGYWYLNRISTIAGHTGEVNTIDFSPDGQKFASGSDDKTIKIWNFSDRRELNTLKGHTNWVYSVAISPDSQTLVSGSKDNTVKIWNLNTGRELRSLKGHASYVDTVAISPDGQKFASGSYDKTIKIWNFKTGEELRTLRGHAAEVLSVAISPDGLRLASSSTDRTIKIWNFNTGQEIFTLRGHTGDVNSLAFSPTGQELASVSDDRSIKIWNPNTGREIRTLTGHSADVNFVTFSPDGQKIATGSDDKTIRVWNLTTGETLATLRGHSAPVWSVAFSRDGQTLVSGSADKTIAFWHLSP, encoded by the coding sequence ATGAGTTACTGCCTCAACCCTAGTTGCCAGAAGCCTTTGAATCCCAAAGGAACGCCCTTCTGCCACAGTTGCGGCAAAGAAATTCAGCCGCTGCTGCGCTATCGCTATCAGATCGTCCGCCAGTTGGGAAGCGGCGGGTTTGGTAGAACTTTTTTGGCAGAGGATACAGACAAGCTAAATGAACCGTGTGTTGTCAAGCAATTGGTATCGCAATTTCCAGGAACCAAAGCTTGGCAAAAGGCAAATGAGCTGTTTCAGGAAGAGGCACAGCGCCTACAACAGTTAGGGGAACATCCGCAGATTCCGGCGTTATACGCCTACTTTGAACAGGATAACTACCTGTATCTGGTACAGCAGTTAATTGTAGGGCAAACTTTGCAGCAGGAAGTAGAGCAACAAGGGATATTTAGCGAGGAAAAAATTTGGCAACTGTTGAGTGACTTATTGCCAGTTCTCCAGTTTATCCACGCCCATCATGTGATTCATCGGGATCTCAAGCCAGAAAACATCATTCGCCGTCAGAGTGACGGTAAACCAGTTCTGATCGATTTTGGCGTTTCCAAGCAATTATCGGCAACGGCGATCGCTAGCCCAGGAACAAGCATCGGCTCCTTTGGTTATGCCTCGCTAGAACAAATGAATATTGGGGATGCCTATCCAGCTAGCGATCTCTACAGTTTAGGCGTAACTTGCTTTTATCTGCTGACCCAGATCCATCCATCTCAACTGTGGACGGAAAAAGGCTACAGCTGGGTGACAGACTGGCGACAATATCTTAAAACGCCAATTAGTCAAAAATTAGAGCGAGTTCTAGACAAGTTGCTGCAAAAAGACTTTCTCCAGCGCTATCAACATGCTGATGAAGTGCTGCGAGACTTTAGCGATCGCATCCAGTTATCTGTTGACCCAGCGACAATCGAAACCCAACTACCATCAAGCGAAATTGGTAGCATCAAGGCAGATTCTAACCCTATAGGACAGCCTTCGAGTCAGGGAAAGCGACTGCAACTCAAGCGCGATCGTACTCAAGCGCTGCCCACGCTTGTTCCTCTCCAACGGTTGCAAAAGCGACTGCTAGTGGGGGGTGTTATCCTGCTATTAGGATTGCTGGGATATGGTTATTGGTATCTCAATCGAATCTCCACGATCGCAGGGCATACTGGGGAAGTTAATACGATTGATTTCAGTCCAGACGGACAGAAGTTTGCTAGTGGTAGCGACGACAAAACGATTAAAATTTGGAATTTTAGCGATCGCCGAGAACTCAACACCCTTAAAGGTCATACCAACTGGGTTTACTCTGTCGCCATTAGCCCAGATAGTCAAACTCTAGTCAGTGGCAGTAAGGATAATACAGTTAAAATTTGGAACTTGAATACGGGACGGGAACTTCGTAGCCTCAAGGGTCATGCTAGCTATGTTGATACCGTTGCCATTAGCCCAGACGGTCAAAAATTTGCTAGTGGGAGTTATGACAAAACAATTAAAATCTGGAACTTCAAGACAGGAGAGGAACTTCGGACTTTGAGGGGTCATGCTGCTGAAGTTTTGTCCGTTGCCATTAGCCCAGATGGTTTAAGGCTTGCCAGCAGTAGTACAGATAGAACGATCAAAATCTGGAATTTCAATACAGGACAGGAAATTTTCACCCTCAGAGGGCATACAGGCGATGTTAACTCCCTCGCTTTTAGTCCAACTGGTCAAGAACTGGCAAGCGTCAGTGACGATCGCTCGATCAAAATTTGGAATCCCAACACGGGACGAGAAATACGCACCTTGACGGGACATTCAGCTGATGTCAATTTTGTCACCTTCAGCCCAGACGGTCAAAAAATTGCTACGGGCAGCGATGACAAGACTATTCGAGTATGGAACTTGACTACAGGAGAGACACTAGCTACCCTTAGAGGACATTCAGCTCCGGTTTGGTCGGTTGCTTTCAGCCGAGATGGACAGACTCTAGTTAGTGGTAGTGCAGACAAGACAATCGCTTTTTGGCATCTATCGCCGTAA
- a CDS encoding ATP-grasp domain-containing protein, translating to MKPILLKLYVCQTVDSDLERELSDLGWECFFIKDYVKSLKTSIGSTIEKPSDIKIVVSEMQKFRGTIEGGVCVRRVEDFISDSERRYFVINGRVFAANSEKKIPTIVEECAKRINSKFFSVDVVKRRDGVKRIVEIGDGQVSDLVGWTTERFAEIWLDEC from the coding sequence ATGAAGCCTATCTTGCTCAAGCTGTATGTTTGTCAAACAGTCGATAGCGATTTAGAAAGAGAATTGAGCGATTTAGGCTGGGAATGTTTCTTTATTAAAGATTACGTCAAATCTCTCAAAACTTCAATTGGCTCAACGATTGAAAAACCTTCAGATATTAAAATAGTTGTGAGTGAAATGCAAAAGTTTCGTGGCACAATTGAAGGTGGTGTTTGTGTTCGACGAGTTGAAGATTTTATATCGGATTCCGAGCGGCGTTACTTTGTTATTAATGGTAGAGTGTTTGCTGCCAATTCAGAAAAGAAAATTCCAACTATTGTAGAAGAATGTGCGAAAAGAATTAATAGTAAGTTTTTCTCCGTAGATGTGGTAAAACGTAGAGACGGAGTTAAACGCATTGTTGAAATTGGCGACGGGCAAGTTTCAGATCTTGTAGGATGGACAACGGAACGTTTTGCTGAGATTTGGTTAGATGAATGCTAA
- a CDS encoding type II toxin-antitoxin system HicB family antitoxin, which produces MKQIKQFTGIIEREENGYVSLCPELDIASQGSTVEEARNNLIEALELFFETAEPTEIETRLHGEVFITRLEVAIG; this is translated from the coding sequence ATGAAACAAATAAAGCAGTTTACAGGAATTATTGAACGGGAAGAAAATGGATACGTTTCTTTGTGTCCAGAGCTGGATATTGCCAGTCAAGGTAGTACAGTTGAGGAAGCAAGAAATAATTTAATTGAAGCATTAGAATTATTTTTTGAAACAGCAGAACCTACTGAAATAGAAACTCGATTGCATGGTGAAGTATTTATCACTAGGTTGGAGGTTGCGATTGGGTAG
- a CDS encoding NAD(+) kinase — MQLKQVIIAHKAGDSLSRRWAEICAQQLEDRGCRILMGPSGPKDNPYPVFLASAVAPIDLAIVLGGDGTVLTAARHLAAEGIPILAVNVGGNLGFLTESFESFKDSEQVWDRLLEDRYAVQRRMMLQAGLYEGNRSQIERVSDRFLALNEMCIKPASADRSITSILEMEIDGEVVDQYQGDGLIIATPTGSTGYTISANGPIVHDGMKAITVTPICPMSLSSRPIVLPPGSVVSVWALGDYELNTKLWMDSVLATAIWPGQRVDIQMADCDAKFIILRENYSYYQTLREKLQWAGARIQYTNNHRN; from the coding sequence GTGCAGTTAAAGCAAGTCATCATCGCTCATAAAGCAGGAGATTCCCTCAGTCGCCGCTGGGCAGAAATTTGCGCCCAGCAGTTAGAAGACCGTGGCTGTAGAATACTGATGGGTCCGAGCGGTCCCAAAGACAATCCTTATCCAGTATTTCTCGCCTCAGCAGTTGCACCAATCGACCTAGCGATAGTTCTAGGAGGCGATGGCACGGTACTCACAGCTGCAAGGCACTTAGCTGCTGAGGGAATCCCTATTTTAGCTGTCAATGTGGGTGGAAATTTAGGTTTTTTAACCGAGTCATTTGAGAGTTTTAAAGATTCAGAACAAGTCTGGGATCGCCTGTTGGAGGATAGATATGCGGTTCAGCGGCGGATGATGTTACAAGCGGGACTTTATGAAGGCAATCGCTCGCAGATAGAAAGAGTTAGCGATCGCTTTTTAGCATTAAATGAAATGTGTATAAAACCCGCATCTGCTGACCGCTCGATCACCTCTATTCTAGAAATGGAAATTGACGGGGAAGTGGTCGATCAATATCAGGGTGATGGGTTAATTATTGCGACTCCCACTGGTTCCACAGGCTACACCATTTCCGCCAATGGACCCATCGTTCATGACGGGATGAAAGCGATTACCGTGACTCCCATCTGTCCGATGAGCCTTTCCAGCCGACCGATTGTTTTACCACCTGGTTCCGTCGTCAGCGTGTGGGCTTTAGGCGACTATGAACTGAATACTAAATTATGGATGGATAGTGTTTTAGCAACTGCAATTTGGCCCGGACAGCGAGTTGATATTCAAATGGCAGATTGCGACGCTAAGTTCATTATTTTGCGAGAAAACTATTCTTATTACCAAACTTTACGCGAGAAATTGCAGTGGGCAGGAGCGAGAATTCAATATACTAATAATCACCGGAATTGA
- the nuoK gene encoding NADH-quinone oxidoreductase subunit NuoK yields MQLQYFLILAAALFCIGIYGLITSRNAIRVLMSIELLLNAVNLNLMAFSNFLDSQAIKGQVFTVFVITVAAAEAAVGLAIVLAIYRNRDTIDMEQFNLLKW; encoded by the coding sequence ATGCAACTCCAGTACTTTCTCATTCTCGCCGCCGCCCTATTTTGTATTGGGATCTACGGCTTGATTACCAGTCGCAACGCCATCCGCGTATTGATGTCAATTGAATTGTTACTCAATGCCGTAAATTTAAACTTGATGGCATTTTCTAACTTTTTAGATTCACAAGCAATTAAGGGTCAGGTCTTTACTGTATTTGTCATTACCGTTGCTGCGGCTGAAGCAGCTGTAGGATTAGCAATTGTGTTAGCGATTTACCGTAACCGCGACACAATTGATATGGAGCAATTCAATCTACTAAAGTGGTAG
- a CDS encoding NADH-quinone oxidoreductase subunit J, giving the protein MNIAQGVQIVSFGILAAMMIGAALGVVLLSNIVYSAFLLAGVFISIAGMYLLLNADFVATAQVLIYVGAVNVLILFAIMLVNKREDFAPLRNAWVRPTLTAIVSLGLFALLSTMVLATPWVYSTGVTPGNNSIVSIGQHFFSDFLLPFELASVLLLMAMVGAIILARREFLPEQIISPRKEQPVLTLPERPRELITVSGDRTSNLSKDKQAKGNS; this is encoded by the coding sequence GTGAACATAGCACAAGGGGTACAGATTGTTTCGTTTGGCATCTTAGCAGCGATGATGATTGGGGCAGCCTTGGGAGTGGTGCTGCTGTCCAATATCGTCTACTCTGCTTTTTTATTAGCAGGGGTATTTATCAGTATTGCGGGAATGTACTTGTTGCTGAATGCTGATTTTGTCGCCACGGCTCAGGTGCTGATTTATGTCGGAGCGGTGAACGTACTGATCCTATTCGCGATTATGTTGGTGAATAAGCGCGAGGATTTCGCCCCGCTACGGAATGCTTGGGTACGCCCGACATTAACTGCGATCGTCAGTTTGGGATTATTCGCGCTGTTAAGTACGATGGTGCTGGCAACGCCTTGGGTATATTCTACTGGCGTGACACCTGGTAATAATTCCATCGTCTCGATTGGACAACATTTCTTCAGCGACTTCTTGCTACCGTTTGAACTGGCTTCAGTTTTGTTATTAATGGCAATGGTAGGGGCAATTATTTTAGCGCGGCGGGAATTTTTGCCAGAACAAATAATTTCGCCTCGTAAAGAACAACCCGTATTGACATTGCCAGAACGTCCGCGCGAACTCATTACCGTGTCGGGCGATCGCACCAGCAATTTAAGTAAAGACAAGCAAGCCAAAGGCAACTCTTAG
- the ndhI gene encoding NAD(P)H-quinone oxidoreductase subunit I gives MLKFLKQIGDYAKESVQAARYIGQGLAVTFDHMQRRPITVQYPYERLIPSERFRGRIHFEFDKCIACEVCVRVCPINLPVVDWEFDKPSKKKKLNHYSIDFGVCIFCGNCVEYCPTNCLSMTEEYDLCTYDRHELNYDNVALGRLPYKVTQDPMVTPLRELVYLPKGVLDPHDLPADAKRAGMLPEEIVKQEEQTAQ, from the coding sequence ATGTTGAAATTTCTCAAGCAAATTGGCGATTATGCCAAAGAATCAGTTCAAGCAGCTCGCTATATCGGTCAAGGGCTAGCAGTAACCTTCGACCACATGCAACGGCGACCGATTACAGTTCAGTACCCCTACGAAAGACTGATTCCCTCGGAACGCTTTCGCGGCAGAATTCACTTTGAATTTGATAAGTGTATTGCTTGTGAAGTGTGCGTTCGTGTTTGTCCGATTAACCTACCTGTAGTCGATTGGGAATTTGACAAACCATCGAAAAAGAAAAAACTCAATCACTACAGTATTGATTTTGGCGTTTGTATTTTCTGCGGTAACTGCGTGGAATACTGCCCGACAAACTGTCTATCCATGACAGAAGAATACGACCTCTGTACTTACGATCGCCACGAACTCAACTACGATAACGTAGCTCTAGGTCGCTTACCGTATAAAGTTACCCAAGATCCAATGGTTACGCCACTGCGGGAACTCGTTTACTTGCCCAAAGGCGTACTCGACCCGCACGATCTGCCAGCAGATGCCAAACGAGCTGGTATGCTACCAGAAGAAATTGTCAAGCAAGAAGAACAGACTGCTCAGTAG
- the nuoH gene encoding NADH-quinone oxidoreductase subunit NuoH — MNSGIDLQGTFIETLMDLGLPADVAKVIWMPLPMILMIIGSTVGVLVCVWLERKISAAAQQRIGPEYIGPFGLLAPVADGLKLVFKEDVVPAKSDSLLFTLGPIIVVIPVFLSYLIVPFGQNLVITNVGMGVFLWISLSSIQPIGLLMAGYSSNNKYSLLGGLRAAAQSISYEVPLALSVLAVVMMSNSLSTIDIVEQQSGYGILGWNVWRQPLGFVIFWIAALAECERMPFDLPEAEEELVAGYQTEYAGMKFGLFYLGSYVNLVLSALMVAILYLGGWEFPIPLDILADWVGVSRDSSWLQVVDAALGITMTLLKAYFLVFIAILLRWTVPRVRIDQLLDLGWKFLLPVSLVNLLLTAALKLAFPFAFGG, encoded by the coding sequence ATGAATTCAGGAATAGACCTGCAAGGTACTTTTATTGAAACCCTAATGGATTTGGGACTACCTGCGGATGTAGCCAAAGTCATATGGATGCCACTGCCGATGATTTTAATGATTATTGGCTCGACAGTGGGGGTGTTGGTATGCGTGTGGTTGGAGCGGAAAATTTCTGCTGCCGCGCAACAGCGAATTGGTCCTGAATATATCGGTCCATTTGGTTTACTAGCTCCTGTAGCTGACGGTTTGAAACTAGTCTTCAAGGAAGATGTGGTTCCAGCCAAATCAGATTCGCTACTATTTACCCTCGGACCCATCATTGTTGTCATTCCCGTGTTTCTGTCTTATTTAATCGTGCCGTTCGGACAGAACTTGGTAATTACTAATGTAGGGATGGGAGTTTTCTTATGGATTTCATTGTCGAGCATTCAGCCGATTGGTTTGCTGATGGCAGGCTATTCTTCCAATAACAAATACTCCCTACTCGGAGGCTTACGAGCAGCAGCGCAGTCAATTAGCTACGAAGTTCCCCTTGCTCTATCAGTGCTGGCGGTTGTCATGATGTCTAACAGCCTTAGCACCATCGACATTGTGGAACAGCAATCGGGCTACGGCATTTTAGGCTGGAACGTATGGCGACAGCCGCTTGGTTTTGTCATTTTCTGGATTGCAGCTTTAGCAGAATGCGAACGGATGCCCTTTGACTTACCAGAAGCAGAAGAAGAACTGGTGGCGGGATATCAAACCGAATACGCTGGCATGAAATTCGGTCTTTTCTACTTGGGTTCCTATGTTAACCTCGTCCTTTCTGCCTTAATGGTAGCTATTTTATACCTCGGTGGCTGGGAATTTCCCATTCCCCTAGACATTCTTGCTGATTGGGTAGGAGTGAGCAGAGATAGCTCTTGGTTGCAAGTCGTAGATGCTGCTTTAGGCATCACGATGACACTACTCAAAGCTTATTTCCTCGTCTTTATTGCCATCCTACTGCGCTGGACAGTGCCCCGCGTGCGGATCGACCAGTTATTAGACTTAGGATGGAAGTTTTTGCTGCCTGTAAGTCTAGTTAATTTACTTTTGACCGCAGCACTGAAGTTAGCTTTTCCCTTTGCCTTCGGCGGGTAA